Proteins encoded together in one Scheffersomyces stipitis CBS 6054 chromosome 5, complete sequence window:
- the YAK2 gene encoding serine-threonine protein kinase, PKA suppressor (go_function protein kinase activity; ATP binding~go_process protein amino acid phosphorylation) — translation AYNNFNRHNSIGGNWHLPPPPHGYNSMNMNNFNNPINSNNQNQQRKQQTQQNQLSNQHMSGFRNPWYSPSQPSSGAGLVLSQSPTKPSLSGAVSAIPLLQQQQNKRASFANQLPTTYEYDDQRRQSNAIPFIDPPTRADNPFNQYFTNQEVVLGADRRMSAAVDGTYYGYGSYNGTNGSNSNSNIIPNYQSQYLQKNPTMPGAMGMMNNRRSSVAGIGSGYKHPPGPERGASYYLPQARVGRSPSIVQYQQYQQSLPTQRLRRRPAPKAFKVYNKFDLNPKIHHQPKYRRCSVNSIHISPVNALSVYLTESYSICQPRKFQYSKSTNPKRVLTKPSDPKFNNGFDNEDSDYILYVNDILGTEEGRKYMVLDLLGSGTFGQVVKCQNLANQSVCAVKVIKSKPAYMNQSLTEVRLLEYLNANSDGKNFIRLLDTFMHKEHLCLVFELLASNLYELIKQNQFQGLNMKLVKLLTRQLLEAMAQLRGFQMIHCDLKPENILLCQPDKPDIKVIDFGSACFARQTIYTYIQSRFYRSPEVILGLPYTESIDMWSLGCIVGELFLGLPMFPGTSEYNQIWKIVDMLGIPPRHMLEVGRNSMNFFKKIPAGPGETRSTYSVKTYDEYLHFLETSKSKEDHPKKEQPNKNYFKHRILKDIILNYKLPSKKMTNSMIEKECSERLLLIDFLSKVLNLNPLERLTPQEALKHPFVVDVRTVDSTSSSTSSGSSDR, via the exons GCgtacaacaacttcaacagaCACAACTCCATTGGCGGCAACTGGCATCTTCCTCCACCGCCGCATGGCTATAACAGCATGAAcatgaacaacttcaacaacccCATCAATAGTAACA accaaaaccaacaaagaaaacaacaaactcaacaaaatcaactttCAAATCAGCACATGTCTGGGTTTCGTAATCCGTGGTACTCACCTTCGCAACCGTCATCTGGGGCGGGATTGGTGCTTTCACAGCTGCCTACCAAGCCGTCGTTATCTGGTGCCGTGTCTGCAATTCCATTgcttcaacagcagcaaaaTAAGAGAGCTCTGTTTGCTAACCAATTACCGACCACATACGAATATGACGACCAGAGACGTCAACTGAACGCTATACCCTTCATTGATCCGCCAACCAGGGCTGACAACCCCTTCAACCAATACTTCACCAACCAGGAAGTCGTGCTCGGAGCTGACCGTAGAATGCTGGCTGCTGTAGATGGAACATACTATGGCTACGGATCGTATAACGGAACCAATGGATCTAattccaactccaacatAATCCCAAAT TATCAGTCTCAGtatcttcaaaagaatCCTACCATGCCTGGAGCTATGGGTATGATGAATAACAGACGTCTGCTGGTTGCTGGAATCGGTTCTGGCTACAAGCATCCACCGGGACCAGAACGGGGAGCATCGTACTACTTACCCCAAGCTCGTGTAGGGCGGTCGCCTCTGATAGTACAGtatcaacaataccaacagTCTCTTCCAACACAGAGACTTAGACGTAGACCAGCTCCTAAAGCCTTCAAGGTGTATAACAAGTTCGATCTCAATCCCAAGATTCACCACCAGCCCAAGTACAGACGGTGTTCAGTCAACTCGATTCACATTTCTCCAGTGAATGCTCTTTCTGTCTATTTGACAGAATCGTATAGTATCTGTCAGCCACGTAAGTTCCAGTACTCGAAGTCGACAAACCCTAAACGTGTTCTCACAAAGCCGCTGGACcccaagttcaacaacggctttgataatgaagataGCGACTACATCTTGTATGTGAACGACATCTTGGGAACTGAGGAAGGGCGGAAGTACATGGTCCTAGATCTTCTAGGTTCTGGAACGTttggtcaagttgttaAGTGTCAAAACTTGGCCAACCAGTCGGTTTGTGCCGTAAAGGTGATCAAGTCCAAGCCAGCCTATATGAACCAATCGTTGACAGAAGTACGACTTTTAGAGTATCTTAATGCCAACAGTGATGGTAAGAACTTTATACGGTTGCTTGATACGTTTATGCACAAAGAACATTTGTGTTTGGTGTTTGAGTTGTTGGCCTCTAATTTGTATGAGCTCATTAAGCAGAATCAGTTTCAGGGACTCAACATGAAACTCGTAAAGTTGCTCACAAGACAGCTACTTGAAGCTATGGCCCAGTTGAGGGGTTTCCAAATGATTCATTGTGATCTAAAGCCAGAAAATATCTTGCTATGTCAGCCTGACAAGCCAGATATCAAGGTTATCGACTTTGGATCAGCCTGTTTCGCCCGTCAGACCATCTACACATACATACAGTCACGATTCTATCGATCCCCAGAGGTCATCTTGGGTTTGCCCTATACCGAGTCTATCGACATGTGGTCTCTAGGATGTATTGTAGGAGAACTCTTCTTGGGTTTGCCTATGTTTCCAGGTACTTCTGAGTATAATCAGATATGGAAGATCGTGGATATGTTAGGTATACCTCCCAGACACATGTTGGAAGTGGGTCGTAACTCgatgaacttcttcaagaaaatcCCCGCTGGACCTGGCGAGACTCGGTCAACGTATCTGGTAAAAACTTACGACGAATACTTGCATTTTCTAGAGACCAGCAAGTCTAAAGAAGACCACCCCAAGAAAGAACAGCCTAATAAGAACTACTTCAAGCACCGTATCTTGAAGGATATCATCTTGAACTACAAGTTACCGTCTAAGAAGATGACTAATTCAATGATTGAGAAGGAATGCCTGGAACGGCTTCTCTTGATCGACTTCTTGTCCAAGGTTCTCAACTTAAATCCTCTTGAGAGGCTCACACCACAGGAGGCATTGAAGCATCCATTTGTAGTTGATGTTCGCACGGTTGACTCTACCAGCTCGCTGACTCTGAGCGGAAGCAGTGACCGA
- the OCA1 gene encoding protein tyrosine/serine phosphatase produces the protein MSNKDTSILKGNVDHEEADSNPKLRKIGRPPALRIIPPLNFCPVERQLYRSGQPSAINQSFLEQLNLKTILWLASEEPQDDFLEFSNDHNINIEFVGIINEFSNYQNYNTNQTLTVNPWDALNEQTIKRALELIVNRENYPLLVCCGMGRHRTGTVIGCLRRLQGWNLASVSEEYRRFTGARGGRILVELLIESFDIGSVEIDPSKVPDWLT, from the coding sequence ATGAGTAATAAAGATACTTCTATATTGAAGGGCAATGTTGATCACGAAGAAGCCGACTCGAACCCAAAGCTTCGTAAAATCGGCAGACCCCCTGCTCTCAGAATCATACCTCCTTTGAACTTCTGTCCTGTGGAAAGGCAGCTCTATCGTTCGGGCCAACCTTCGGCTATAAACCAGTCCTTTTTGGAACAGTTGAATCTCAAGACAATTCTCTGGCTTGCAAGCGAAGAGCCCCAGGACGACTTTCTTGAGTTCTCTAACGACCACAACATAAACATCGAGTTCGTGGGGATAATAAATGAGTTTAGCAATTATCAAAACTACAACACAAACCAAACCTTGACAGTGAATCCATGGGACGCATTGAATGAACAGACTATCAAACGCGCCTTGGAGCTCATAGTTAACCGCGAGAACTACCCATTGTTGGTATGCTGTGGTATGGGACGACACAGAACGGGGACAGTGATAGGCTGCCTCAGACGATTACAGGGGTGGAATCTAGCTAGTGTGTCTGAAGAGTATAGGCGATTCACCGGTGCCAGAGGCGGTCGTATCTTGGTAGAGTTGCTTATTGAGAGTTTTGACATTGGCTCGGTGGAGATAGATCCGTCGAAGGTGCCAGACTGGTTGACATAG
- the CDH2 gene encoding Chromodomain-helicase DNA-binding protein — protein MAGSCIATVKIIGVSSLGLLAGSLTYQSLDAIPLLLNGLSKSLYSSASSSKVHNYVAAVKSLVANARISSTVLSSVASILFALSFHYSPPSGQHPYLIYAAIGGPLTVAGLVYQAYAAESKLLAADDSKLVTSFNSTSSSNSAAEKIVAKEEDEEDNLGKSYIHVSDESSTSSTSSTPATSAPNSPNVAVHRDEQPVEDVEALSVEEEVESALAKKDFINNLEKVRSSYVIGSAISSVSFFIAVVGLIGDYYLL, from the coding sequence ATGGCCGGAAGTTGTATCGCCACCGTGAAGATCATCggtgtttcttctttgggATTGCTAGCCGGATCCTTGACCTACCAGTCGCTTGATGCTATCCCCTTGCTTCTCAACGGCTTGTCCAAGTCACTCTATTCCTCGGCTTCATCCTCCAAAGTTCACAACTATGTTGCGGCTGTCAAATCTTTAGTCGCCAATGCCCGGATCTCGTCTACTGTCCTCAGTTCTGTGGCCTCGATTCTCTTTGCCTTGTCCTTCCACTACTCACCACCTAGTGGCCAGCATCCATACCTCATCTACGCGGCTATTGGCGGCCCCTTGACCGTAGCCGGCCTCGTGTATCAAGCCTATGCAGCAGAATCGAAGTTGCTTGCTGCTGACGATTCAAAATTAGTcacttctttcaattcgacttcttcaagcaaCTCTGCAGCAGAAAAAATCGTAgctaaagaagaagacgaagaggacAACTTGGGCAAGTCGTATATCCATGTGTCTGACGAGTCATCAACCTCGTCAACTTCGTCTACTCCTGCGACTTCGGCTCCAAACTCGCCCAACGTAGCTGTTCATCGCGATGAACAACCTGTAGAAGATGTAGAGGCGTTGTCTGTCGAAGAGGAAGTAGAGTCGGCATTGGCCAAAAAGgacttcatcaacaacttagAAAAAGTCAGATCCTCCTACGTCATAGGTTCCGCCATTTCTAGCGTCAGCTTTTTTATTGCTGTCGTGGGCTTGATTGGTGACTATTACTTGTTGTAA